The Vicingaceae bacterium genome contains the following window.
GGAAACTACTTTTGATTTACCCGAATTTAAAACCCGAGGCATTTATTTCAAATTTGAAATTCCGGATTTTGATATTATTAAAAATAATTTTCAATCCGGGATCAATGATCATGAATTTATTTTTGTAGTCAACTCCATGACGGTATTGACCGAGAAACTCATTAAAAACTTGAATGTCAGTGTTATTAACCCTCAAGCCAATACCATCAAAATATCATTTCGCGACAACAATGCCTCTAAAGCAGCCGATATTGCCAATGCCATAGCCGAGGAGTTTAAAATTTATGACTTGGAAAACCGTAGCCAAAGTTCCCGCCAGGTGTTGAAGTTTCTTGAAGAACAATTGTCTATTGCTTACAGCAAACTGAAAGAATCGGAAAATTTAATCAGGGAATTTAAAAAAGAAAATAAAATTTCCGAAACCTATCAACTTAACTCGAATTACCTGGAACAATTACGCAGGTTGGAAGACGATTTAATCAACACAAACTATAAATTGACCGTTTTGAATGAGTTGCAAAACAAAATGAATCTAATCAAAAACGATCAGGAGGTTACACAATTGTTGGCATTGATAAGTGGAGACATAGATTTGTCGCAAGCTCTTTCGGGTTATGTTGAATCTTTAAAAAATCTATACTTCACCAAGCAAAAATTACTGACAGAGGCAAGCGAAAACAATCAAGCCGTGCAAAATATCAACAATCAAATACAACTTCAAAAAAATTTAATTTTTGAAACGATCAAAGCTCAAATAAATTTGTTTGTCAACAGAAAAAAAGAAATTGCGGGAAAAATCAAAGATCTGGAAGGGTTGTTTTCAGATATTCCTGAGAAAGAGATAGAATATGCCCGTTTGCAAAGAGTTTATACTATCGACGAGAAATTTTTCAACCTGTTGCTTGAAAAGAAAACTGAGTTTTCAATCGCTGAAGCAGGTTTTGTTCCTCAACATTTGATCTTGGATGTGGCCAAACCTTCAAAAGTGCCGGTATATCCCAACAAAAAAGTAATTTTGTTTGGATTTTTCCTTGCCGGAATTCTATCGAGTATTATCATAATTGCTCTACAGTTTGTTTTTGACAATAAAATACATTCTTTACAAGAGTTGGAAAAAATTTTAAATTATCAGATTCCTGTTTTGGGTGCAATTCCAAAATACAAAAGGAAAATTCCTGTATCACAACTGGTCATCGACAATAATCCAAAATCATTGATGGCCGAATCGTTTAGAAACATACGTTCCAATTTCCAATTTATCGATAACTCAAAAGGAGCAAAAATTATTTCCATCACATCCACTATTTCAGGGGAGGGCAAAACATTTGTCGCCATCAATCTTGCGGCCATTTTTGCATATTCCGATAAAAAAGTGGTGATTCTCGATTTAGATATGCGAAAACCAAAAATTCACATTGGTTTTGGAGTAGAAAATTCTCAAGGAATGAGCAATTTGTTGATTGGAAACACCAATATAAATGATTGTATCAAGTCAAGTCAAATGGAAAATCTGTTTTTTATTACCTCCGGGGCCACACCTCCCAATCCTGCCGAATTAATTATCAATGGGAATTTAGAGAAGATCATTGAAGAGTTAAAACAATCGTTTGATTATATCATCATCGACAATCCGCCGATCGGTTTGGTCAGCGATGCTTTGTTGCCCTTACAAATAGCCAATTATCCTGTATATGTGATGCGTTCGGGTTACTCCAAAAAGTTTTTTGCCGAACATATTATCAAACTATACAGAGATTACAAAATCAAAAAAGTATCTGTGGTATTAAACGGAATCGACCTACAACAAAACAAATACGGTTATTATTATGGATACGGATATGGCAATTACAGCACTTATTACATAGATGATACGCAAGAAAAACAAAATGGTTTTTTTGCAAAAATTTTGGGAAAATGAACAACTTTCTTAAGGAATCAACAGAATTTGAAGGATTGTATATTATCAAGTCAAAAATTTTTTATGACGAAAGAGGATATTTTTATGAGTCATATCAAAAAGAAAAATTTCAAGAATTGGGCATAAATGATGAGTTTGTGCAAGACAACCGGTCAATGTCTCATAAAGGCGTTCTAAGAGGGTTGCATTTTCAAATACAACCATGGGCACAATCAAAACTTGTCAGTGTCATCAGTGGTTCTGTTTGGGATGTAGTGGTAGACCTTCGCAAAAATTCCCCCACCTTTGGCAAATATTTTTCCATAGAATTAAAACCCGATGGAACTATGCTTTACATTCCACAAGGATTTGCTCATGGATTTTATACTCTGGAAGATAATACGGTGTTTTGTTACAAATGCAATAATTATTATTCTAAATCTCACGAAAGATGTTTGTTGTATAGCGATCCTGATATCAATATACAATGGCCGGCCAAACCTTCATTTATTTCTCCTAAAGATTTGCAGGGGCAACTTTTTCATGATTTAATTAGTCATCTGGATTAGTATTATGATGTATGATTTGGTATAATTATTACTTTTCACGCATAATCTTTTTGTTTCTTTTCTCTTTGGTGTTATCATGGGTGCTACATGCTTTGTTTTTAAGGTTTGTCAGAACATTGGGAATGCGAAACATTGAGGAAATCAGGTGGAACAGCAATCAAAAACCGGCCATTGGCGGGCTTACATTTTATTTGACATTTTTATTTTCACTGTCTTACTATGCCTATCTTCATTCGTCCGAAAAATTGTTTACATTTTCCACACTTGGATTGATTGGAGGATCTACACTTTCATTTCTTTCCGGAATGTATGATGATGCTTTTAATACCAAACCTTTGTTAAAAGCCTTTTCTCAAATTTTGGCCGGCTTAATCATGGTTTATACCGGCCAATTTTTTCAAATTGTTTCCATCGAAGCAGTCGATATAATTTTAACCGTTTTGTGGGTTTTTTTGATGATGAATTCTGTCAATATGTTTGACAACATGGATGGTATTACGGCCTCAGCTTCAATAGCCACATTGACCGAAATGATATGTATTTTATATCTTTCCGGCATTTGGGAATTTTCTTTTACATTCAGCACTGTGGCCATTATTTCGGCTTTAATTTCATTTTTATATTTTAACAAACCCAAATCTAAAATGTTTATGGGCGACACAGGAACACAGTTCTTGGGTTTCTATCTGGCATTTATGACGGTCTTTATTTTCAACCACATCGATAATTCAAATAATGTGAAAAAATTATATCTAACAGGTTTAATGTTCCTTCCATTTTTTACCGATACGTTTTGGGTAATCATTCATCGTCTAAAAAGAAACAAACCGCCATACATAGGAGGGAAAGATCATAGTTCACATCATATGATCTATTTCGGATTCAACGAGCATCAAGTTTTCGCAATTATTTCTATAATTTCTATTTTATCCAACCTGTTTGCCGTTTTGCTCTATACATATGATTTTAATCCATGGATTTTTATACTAAGTATTGTGTTTGTTCTCTCTTACCTGGTTTTTGTTTTTTACATAATGTTTCTTTATCACAAAAGACCATATTAATAGAAAAACATACAGGGCTTTAAGTATTTTGTAATGATTTGATTTGAAAAAACAAATTAGAAAGAATTTTAAATTCTGCAATAAATTATAGAAATTAGATAATGCCTGTTGGTTTTTCTTGAAATTGACACATATTTTATTCTTAATTCTGAAAAAAATCGTTTTTCCGGTTTAATTGTTTTTACTTAATTAAAAATAAGTGATTTAACGGATTGACATTTTAATTCACTTTCTTACATTTGGAAATAAAAAAAATGCTTGAAATCTATTATTTTAGATAAAAACAACAAATTCTTTTTAGAAGATTATCATTTGACACATCGTAAAGGCATCCGACACCTTTCTTTGGGAATTGTACTCTTCAACAAAAAGAATGAATTATTGATACACCGCAAAAAAGAACTGCCTATGTTTCCATATTCTTTATGGAACATTTCTTTCCACACTGATCATTTTTTGAATAAAACCCAACCATTGAAAACTCCATTAAAATTTAGCCGATCGATGTTGAAGGATTTTTATGGGTTCAATAAATTTAAGTTGAAAAAAATTGGGATTATAGAATATCGTGAAAAGTTTTCGGATTATTTTTATGAAAATGAAAGAATGAACCTCTATTTTGGTTTTACGCACGAAATACCTTCATCTGTCAAATCCGGATATTATGAAAAATGTAAATTTCTTTCGATAGAAGTCATACAAGAAGATATAAAACTTTTCCCTCAGTTCTATACACCCTGGTTTAAATTTATCATGATAAAGCATGGAAGTTTGTTTGAACGCGATCATCTGGAAAAATTAAAAAAAGAATTATTAGACAATATCAAACCTTCTCAAAGGCAAAAGTTTGTTTGATTTAAAAAATGCAAATATTTGTTTTTTTTCAAGGGAATAATGTATTTTAGAGCCCAACAAAACATAATGCAATGAATGATTTTAAAAATTTACATGATCAATCAAAGAAAACCTTGAATATAAATGGCAAGCAGTATGAAGTATATTCGTTGAAAAAATTGGAGGAACAAGGTTTCAACATACGGCGACTGCCTTATTCTATCAGAATTTTACTTGAAAATGCGTTGAGAAACTATGACAATTTCGGTATTAAAAGTCACCATATAGAAACATTGTTAAATTGGGACCCAAAAGGAAGCGACAGGGAGATACCTTTTAAACCGGCGCGTGTCTTGATGCAGGATTTCACCGGAGTTCCGGCTGTGGTAGATTTGGCTTCATTACGCTCAGAAATGCAAAGGAAAGGCAAGAACCCACGTAAAATCAATCCTTTGATACCGGTCGATTTAGTGATTGATCACTCAATACAAGTGGAATATTTCGGCACAAATTATGCCTTCCGTAAAAATGTGGAGATTGAATATGAACGAAACAAAGAACGTTACCAACTTTTGAAATGGGCTCAAAAAGCATTTGAAAACTTTACGGTGGTGCCGCCCGGAATGGGTATCTGCCATCAAGTCAACTTAGAATACTTGGCCAAAGGTGTCATGGAAAAAAACGGAGTGCTGTTTCCCGATACTTTGGTCGGTACCGACTCGCACACACCGATGGTCAATGGTATTGGTGTGTTAGGATGGGGGGTAGGTGGCATTGAAGCAGAAGCAGCTTTGCTCGGCCAACCCATTTATTTTCTCACCCCTGAAGTGGTTGGCTTGAAATTGACAGGAAAACTTCCGACCGGTACAACAGCCACCGATATGGTTTTATCTATCACTCATTTACTTCGTAAATTTGGAGTAGTAGGCAAATTTGTAGAAATCTTCGGTGAAGGTCTTGACAATTTGAGTGTTCCCGATCGTGCCACAATCTCCAACATGTCTCCGGAATTTGGTTGTACTGTTACATATTTCCCCATCGACCGTCAAACGCTGGATTATATGACATTGACGGGGAGACCCGGTGATTTGATAAAGATAGTGGAAGAGTATTGTAAGGAGAATTTGTTGTGGAGAGAAAACGGTGACCCGGTGGAGTATTCGCATGTGTTGGAATTAGATTTGAGTACCATCGAACCAACTGTTTCCGGTCCCAAACGCCCACAAGACAAAATTTTAGTTAAAGATTTAAAAAACAAATTTATTTCAATTCTAAAAGAAGAACACAAAAGAGATTATTTAGAAGTCGACCAACGTTTACAAAGTATTTGGTATGCCGAAGGGGGGAGTCAGACCGCTTTTTCAAGTCATGAAAAAGTTGATACCGACGTGGATGTTGAAGTAAAACCGGATGAATCAAAACAACGCACGGTCAGAATTAAACTGAACAATGAGGAATATTTGTTGAGCGACGGTTCTGTTGTCATTGCTGCGATTACTTCGTGTACCAACACTTCCAATCCTGCCGTAATGATTGGTGCCGGGTTGGTTGCCAAAAAAGCAGTAGAAAGAGGTCTGGATGTAAAACCATGGGTTAAAACAAGTTTAGCACCGGGTTCAAAAGTCGTCACCGATTATCTCAAACGTTCCGGCTTGCTTGACGAATTAGAAGCATTGCGCTTTCACGTAGTAGGGTATGGTTGCACTTCCTGCATCGGCAATAGTGGTCCTTTGTCGGCACCTATTGCAGAGGCCATCGATAAATATAATCTTGTAACGGCAAGTGTACTTTCAGGAAACCGGAACTTTGAAGCAAGAGTTCACCCGCAGGTTAAAATGAATTTCTTGATGTCTCCCATGTTGGTTGTGGCTTATGCATTGGCCGGACGGGTAGATATTAACTTATTGGAAGATCCGGTAGGGTATGATCCCAATCTTCAACCGGTTTATTTAAAAGATATTTGGCCCACCATGGAAGAAATTCAAGATATCATAAAATCTGTGATTTCAGCCGAAGATTACAGGAAAAATTATGCTACAATTTTTGACGGAGATGATCTATGGCAACAACTTGATGCGCCCTCCGGTGATATTTATCAATGGGATCCCAATTCAACATACATCCAAGAAGCACCGTTTTTCAAAAACTTGCCGGAAAAACCCGAACCGGTCAGTCCCATTGAACAAGCCCGTGTGCTTTTATATTTGGGTGATTCGGTTACTACCGACCATATTTCTCCCGCCGGTTCTTTTAAAGAAGATTCTCCTGCCGGTAAATATTTAATTGCAAAAGGGGTACAGAAAAAAGATTTTAACAGTTACGGTTCACGCAGGGGAAATCACGAAGTAATGATGCGTGGTACATTTGCCAATGTGAGAATTAAAAACAAACTGGCAGAAAGGGAAGGAGGATATACTAAATATTTACCGACAGGAGAGGAGATGCCTGTTTTTGATGCTGCCATGAAATATCAACAAGATGGTACTCCTTTGTTGGTACTTGCCGGAAAGGAATACGGAAGCGGTTCTTCCCGCGACTGGGCAGCCAAAGGAACATACCTTCTGGGCATTAAAGCTGTGATTGCCGAAAGTTATGAACGTATTCACCGCAGCAATTTGATTGGTATGGGAGTTTTGCCTTTGCAATTTACAGAAGGTCAATCTGCTCAATCACTGGGATTGGACGGCACCGAAATTTATACCATTGCCGGACTAAACGATTCTATTCAACCTCAAACATCTCTGACAGTAGTTGCCCTCAGAAAAAATAACGAGGAAATAAAATTCAATGTGATTTGCCGCTTGGATTCAGAAATAGAGGTGGAATATTTTAAACACAAAGGTATATTGAATTATGTGCTACGTCAGTTTCTAAATGATTGATGGTTTAATTAATTTCCCAAAAAAAATAGCCCAATTGACATTTTCGTTCATTGGGCTTTTTTTATTGATTTCATACCGACAAAAGCATCCTTCAAAGGGAGATAAGTTCAGCAGCGGTAGAAATGCTTAATCAATAAACATGTTACGTAATGCATTAAATGGAATAGGAAAATTTTACTTGCATGCATATGGGGGAGGATTCTTAATTATCTTTGGCATTCGGTTTTTTATTTGTCAACATGCGCCCCGTAGCCACCTTTGAGCGACGGCATAACGAAGTACTTCCGTACTATAATAAATACGGCTTGAGAGTTTAAACCATTTTGCGCGGATACACTTTATTTTATTCGCTTGCAGATTGATTGATAATTTCTGCGCATTTTTTGATTTCTTCAAAAGAGATGATGAGTGGAGGACAGAAACGCATCGATTTATCATTAAATAAGAACCAATCTGTGATAAGACCATTTTCCAAACAACGTCTAATTCTTGCCATGTTTTGTTCAAAATTCTCGCTTTCTAAAGCAAACATGAGTCCGGCATGGCGAATATCTTTAAACAGGGATATGTCAAGGTTTTGTAAAAAATATGCTGCTTTTTTCTTCGACTGAGCTTATCAGGTGTTCGTTTTTTTTTCAAAAAATTAAACCCAGCTTCAGCAGCAGCACAACAAACCGGATGACCGCCGAAAGTGGTGATATGTCCTAATACAGGATTATTTCTTAATACTCCCATAATTTCGCTGCTACTCACTACTGCAGACAATGGAAATCCAAAACCAAAGGCCTTTCCCAATACCAATATATCAGGTACGATGCCGTAATGTTTATATGCCCACCATTTGCCGGTGCGTCCGACACCGGTTTGTATTTCATCTGCAATTAAAAGCGTGCCGGTAGATTCGCATTTTTCCTTTAGTTTCTTTATCCAATCTTTCGAAGCAGCCATTACCCCTGCTTCGGCCTGAATAAATTCTACAACCACGCCGGCTGTTTTATCTGTTATATAATCCAAGGCTTTGTGATCATTGTATGGTAAATGCACCACACCGGGCAACAAAGGTCTGAAATTACGGGTATAATCAAAATTGCTCATCAAACTCATCGCACCATGAGTGCTTCCATGATATGTATTTTTGAAGCTGACCAGTTCAAAACGTCCGGTATATCGTTTGGCAAGTTTTAAGGCAAGTTCAATTGCTTCACTTCCAGAATTGAGAAAATAAGTCACTTTCAACTCTCCGTCTAACATTCCTGCCAACAGTTGAGC
Protein-coding sequences here:
- a CDS encoding tyrosine protein kinase, with translation MTDPSIENINQNEEGLFDVDFQRILFYIRKNLRVSIVIIILSLLAGYLLLRYTVPVYESSTTIQVTVTNTAQNILELEKTFENPDISVAAEILSSPFLFQRALKRLPLNVSYYNKGRLLSHELYKNTPFTVTVHALDSNFFDKQFFIHFENERKATIKCPDLGIPETTFDLPEFKTRGIYFKFEIPDFDIIKNNFQSGINDHEFIFVVNSMTVLTEKLIKNLNVSVINPQANTIKISFRDNNASKAADIANAIAEEFKIYDLENRSQSSRQVLKFLEEQLSIAYSKLKESENLIREFKKENKISETYQLNSNYLEQLRRLEDDLINTNYKLTVLNELQNKMNLIKNDQEVTQLLALISGDIDLSQALSGYVESLKNLYFTKQKLLTEASENNQAVQNINNQIQLQKNLIFETIKAQINLFVNRKKEIAGKIKDLEGLFSDIPEKEIEYARLQRVYTIDEKFFNLLLEKKTEFSIAEAGFVPQHLILDVAKPSKVPVYPNKKVILFGFFLAGILSSIIIIALQFVFDNKIHSLQELEKILNYQIPVLGAIPKYKRKIPVSQLVIDNNPKSLMAESFRNIRSNFQFIDNSKGAKIISITSTISGEGKTFVAINLAAIFAYSDKKVVILDLDMRKPKIHIGFGVENSQGMSNLLIGNTNINDCIKSSQMENLFFITSGATPPNPAELIINGNLEKIIEELKQSFDYIIIDNPPIGLVSDALLPLQIANYPVYVMRSGYSKKFFAEHIIKLYRDYKIKKVSVVLNGIDLQQNKYGYYYGYGYGNYSTYYIDDTQEKQNGFFAKILGK
- the rfbC gene encoding dTDP-4-dehydrorhamnose 3,5-epimerase, which gives rise to MNNFLKESTEFEGLYIIKSKIFYDERGYFYESYQKEKFQELGINDEFVQDNRSMSHKGVLRGLHFQIQPWAQSKLVSVISGSVWDVVVDLRKNSPTFGKYFSIELKPDGTMLYIPQGFAHGFYTLEDNTVFCYKCNNYYSKSHERCLLYSDPDINIQWPAKPSFISPKDLQGQLFHDLISHLD
- a CDS encoding undecaprenyl-phosphate alpha-N-acetylglucosaminyl 1-phosphate transferase — protein: MIWYNYYFSRIIFLFLFSLVLSWVLHALFLRFVRTLGMRNIEEIRWNSNQKPAIGGLTFYLTFLFSLSYYAYLHSSEKLFTFSTLGLIGGSTLSFLSGMYDDAFNTKPLLKAFSQILAGLIMVYTGQFFQIVSIEAVDIILTVLWVFLMMNSVNMFDNMDGITASASIATLTEMICILYLSGIWEFSFTFSTVAIISALISFLYFNKPKSKMFMGDTGTQFLGFYLAFMTVFIFNHIDNSNNVKKLYLTGLMFLPFFTDTFWVIIHRLKRNKPPYIGGKDHSSHHMIYFGFNEHQVFAIISIISILSNLFAVLLYTYDFNPWIFILSIVFVLSYLVFVFYIMFLYHKRPY
- the acnA gene encoding aconitate hydratase; the protein is MNDFKNLHDQSKKTLNINGKQYEVYSLKKLEEQGFNIRRLPYSIRILLENALRNYDNFGIKSHHIETLLNWDPKGSDREIPFKPARVLMQDFTGVPAVVDLASLRSEMQRKGKNPRKINPLIPVDLVIDHSIQVEYFGTNYAFRKNVEIEYERNKERYQLLKWAQKAFENFTVVPPGMGICHQVNLEYLAKGVMEKNGVLFPDTLVGTDSHTPMVNGIGVLGWGVGGIEAEAALLGQPIYFLTPEVVGLKLTGKLPTGTTATDMVLSITHLLRKFGVVGKFVEIFGEGLDNLSVPDRATISNMSPEFGCTVTYFPIDRQTLDYMTLTGRPGDLIKIVEEYCKENLLWRENGDPVEYSHVLELDLSTIEPTVSGPKRPQDKILVKDLKNKFISILKEEHKRDYLEVDQRLQSIWYAEGGSQTAFSSHEKVDTDVDVEVKPDESKQRTVRIKLNNEEYLLSDGSVVIAAITSCTNTSNPAVMIGAGLVAKKAVERGLDVKPWVKTSLAPGSKVVTDYLKRSGLLDELEALRFHVVGYGCTSCIGNSGPLSAPIAEAIDKYNLVTASVLSGNRNFEARVHPQVKMNFLMSPMLVVAYALAGRVDINLLEDPVGYDPNLQPVYLKDIWPTMEEIQDIIKSVISAEDYRKNYATIFDGDDLWQQLDAPSGDIYQWDPNSTYIQEAPFFKNLPEKPEPVSPIEQARVLLYLGDSVTTDHISPAGSFKEDSPAGKYLIAKGVQKKDFNSYGSRRGNHEVMMRGTFANVRIKNKLAEREGGYTKYLPTGEEMPVFDAAMKYQQDGTPLLVLAGKEYGSGSSRDWAAKGTYLLGIKAVIAESYERIHRSNLIGMGVLPLQFTEGQSAQSLGLDGTEIYTIAGLNDSIQPQTSLTVVALRKNNEEIKFNVICRLDSEIEVEYFKHKGILNYVLRQFLND
- the argD gene encoding aspartate aminotransferase family protein (possible pseudo, frameshifted), with protein sequence MIHERQLFLEYLAQTSDFPMMLQPAKSYGIYIEDVNGKKYIDGISGISVSNTGHLHPEIRSAVEKQMNLYDHLMVYGEYVQSPQVRLAQLLAGMLDGELKVTYFLNSGSEAIELALKLAKRYTGRFELVSFKNTYHGSTHGAMSLMSNFDYTRNFRPLLPGVVHLPYNDHKALDYITDKTAGVVVEFIQAEAGVMAASKDWIKKLKEKCESTGTLLIADEIQTGVGRTGKWWAYKHYGIVPDILVLGKAFGFGFPLSAVVSSSEIMGVLRNNPVLGHITTFGGHPVCCAAAEAGFNFLKKKRTPDKLSRRKKQHIFYKTLTYPCLKIFAMPDSCLL